ACTGGATggttctgtggggtctctgAGTTCTATAGGGCCCCTATGAGGGTCTGGGTGTCACTGGATGGTTCTGTGGGATTTCTGGGTCCTATAGAGTCTCTATGAGGGTCTGGGGGTCACTGGATGGTTCTATGGGATCTCTGGGTCCTATAGGGCCCCTATGAGGATCTGGGTGTCACTGGATGGTTCTATGGGATCTCTGAGTTCTATAGGGCCCCTATGAGGGTCTGGGTGTCACTGGATggttctgtggggtctctgAGTTCTATAGGGCCCCTATGAGGATCTGGGGGTCACTGGATggttctgtggggtctctgAGTTCTATAGGGCCCCTGTGAGGGTCTGGGTGTCACTGGACGTTTCCTTTTGGGTTCCTCTGGAGTCCAGACTTCTTGTAAGGTCACCATAAAGGGTACAGGGGTCAGGTCCAGCCTCCCTCTATATGGGGCAGCcagaagggctctgcagagCCCCATAGGTGCCCCTCTGGCCCTATAGATGTGCCACGGGGGAGGCCTGGCAGGAGATCATGCTGGCCAGCCTTCCCGGCAAGCGCTGCGACCCCGAATCGGACGCGGGACCCGGCGAGGAGTTCACCTGCGGCAGCAACTTCGCCATCGTCTACTTCATCAGCTTCTTCATGCTCTGCGCCTTCCTGGTGAGCCCCCAACGGCGCTGCCCCACGGCGAGttccctgccccacagctgccccacagcactcTTTGCCTCCCCCCACCTTCAGATCATCAACCTCTTCGTGGCCGTCATCATGGACAACTTCGACTACCTGACACGGGACTGGTCCATCC
The window above is part of the Meleagris gallopavo isolate NT-WF06-2002-E0010 breed Aviagen turkey brand Nicholas breeding stock unplaced genomic scaffold, Turkey_5.1 ChrUn_random_7180001863115, whole genome shotgun sequence genome. Proteins encoded here:
- the LOC104915989 gene encoding voltage-dependent L-type calcium channel subunit alpha-1D-like, with the protein product MLASLPGKRCDPESDAGPGEEFTCGSNFAIVYFISFFMLCAFLIINLFVAVIMDNFDYLTRDWSILGPHHLDEFKRVWSEYDPAARSVTVTPPSPSPRCHRHP